A section of the Roseivirga sp. BDSF3-8 genome encodes:
- a CDS encoding helix-turn-helix transcriptional regulator: protein MEYSEVNRLSRLTAILIQIQTKRIVTASALSRKFQVSTRTIYRDIKALENAGVPILTEEGKGYRLMEGYKIPPVMFTEKQANALILAEQLVLKNKDASFVKDYTEAIDKIKSILGYTLKDKANILAGRTQYNEVLHQERNSNNLSDIQFALTNHQLVSIEYINKDQFKTCRVIEPFALLSSENWYLIARCRLREAFRFFRLDRIQGIEVLTETFTPHKMTLQEYFDKYH from the coding sequence ATGGAATATTCTGAAGTAAACAGGCTATCCCGCTTAACAGCGATTTTAATTCAAATACAGACAAAGAGAATTGTCACGGCTTCTGCATTATCCCGGAAATTCCAGGTCAGCACCAGGACTATTTACCGGGACATTAAAGCATTAGAGAACGCTGGGGTCCCTATTCTGACCGAAGAAGGAAAAGGCTATAGGTTAATGGAGGGGTATAAGATTCCGCCCGTAATGTTTACAGAAAAGCAAGCCAATGCGCTGATCCTTGCAGAACAGTTAGTGTTGAAAAATAAAGATGCCTCTTTCGTCAAAGATTATACGGAAGCGATTGATAAAATAAAGTCAATACTGGGGTATACTCTCAAAGATAAAGCGAATATACTTGCGGGGAGGACTCAGTATAATGAAGTTCTCCATCAGGAGCGCAACAGCAATAACCTGTCGGATATCCAGTTTGCACTTACCAATCACCAGCTGGTAAGTATAGAGTACATTAATAAGGACCAATTTAAAACCTGCAGGGTGATAGAGCCATTTGCCCTGTTAAGCTCGGAGAATTGGTATCTGATTGCCAGGTGCCGTTTACGCGAGGCGTTTCGCTTTTTCCGGTTAGACAGGATTCAAGGCATAGAGGTACTCACTGAAACCTTCACACCCCATAAAATGACGCTGCAGGAGTATTTTGATAAATACCACTAA
- a CDS encoding amidohydrolase family protein, whose protein sequence is MRILKGLLTFVLGLTGILLLTVIVIHWIDTSGTSYLDIDKNEPSLDNSCLITHVNVIPMNADTVLENKMVYIRNGVIEKIADNIAISGVEVFDAQNKYMVPGLIDMHVHIWDKYELGLYLSNGVTAVRNLWGMPMHLRIKEEVMREDILSPMFFTTGPKLTGTEFIGDDNLNVNSPAEAREKVITYKDKGYDFIKTYYGLDKELFDAVIEQAGASEIDIVAHPSQRVPFGYHLNPQIRSIEHVEEIVQQPLAFDLDSGKLQAVVDEISRADHTRYCPTITVFNNIYQMLIDDGILDSDSLAYMNPLIRKVDSENEYKRWFRSKQKDTGVVSSIKSQHDFHITIVRRLHEAGVNIVCGTDAGIGITLPGFSVHRELQFYKEAGLSNYEVLKTATVYASQTHAIMNNMGTIEPGKVANLLITQENPLISLSALERPAFVFIKGRRLNRKTLDSFNEKAKNRRNLLATALRYAENLVVER, encoded by the coding sequence ATGAGAATACTTAAGGGCCTGTTGACATTTGTCCTGGGACTCACTGGAATACTGCTACTAACGGTGATAGTCATACATTGGATTGATACATCAGGGACGAGCTACCTGGATATTGATAAGAATGAGCCCTCACTTGATAATTCCTGCCTTATAACTCATGTGAATGTAATTCCGATGAATGCAGACACTGTTTTAGAAAATAAAATGGTGTACATAAGGAATGGGGTCATTGAGAAAATTGCTGATAATATAGCCATCAGTGGCGTTGAGGTTTTTGATGCACAAAACAAATACATGGTGCCGGGCCTGATAGACATGCACGTTCATATTTGGGACAAATATGAGCTGGGTCTTTACTTATCCAACGGAGTCACTGCGGTGCGTAACTTATGGGGCATGCCTATGCACCTTAGGATCAAAGAAGAGGTGATGAGGGAGGATATACTGTCTCCTATGTTTTTTACGACAGGTCCAAAACTAACGGGCACCGAATTTATTGGTGACGACAATCTGAACGTGAATAGTCCGGCTGAAGCCAGAGAAAAAGTGATCACCTATAAGGACAAAGGCTACGATTTTATAAAAACATACTACGGGCTGGATAAGGAGCTTTTTGATGCTGTCATTGAACAGGCGGGCGCTTCGGAAATCGACATTGTTGCGCACCCTTCTCAGAGAGTGCCCTTTGGGTATCATTTGAACCCTCAGATAAGGTCTATCGAGCATGTGGAGGAGATAGTGCAGCAGCCTTTGGCGTTTGATTTAGACAGCGGCAAACTGCAGGCTGTTGTTGACGAGATCTCACGGGCTGATCATACCAGGTATTGCCCTACTATCACTGTGTTTAATAATATCTATCAGATGCTGATTGATGATGGTATACTGGATTCGGATTCATTAGCCTATATGAATCCGCTGATCAGGAAAGTGGATAGTGAAAATGAATATAAACGCTGGTTTAGGAGTAAGCAAAAGGATACTGGTGTAGTGAGCAGCATAAAAAGCCAGCATGATTTTCATATAACCATTGTACGGCGGCTGCATGAGGCCGGGGTAAATATAGTGTGCGGTACAGATGCGGGTATTGGTATTACTCTCCCGGGGTTCTCTGTACACAGGGAGCTGCAATTCTATAAAGAAGCAGGTCTTTCTAACTATGAAGTGTTGAAAACCGCTACTGTATATGCGTCTCAGACACATGCTATCATGAATAACATGGGGACTATAGAACCGGGGAAAGTGGCTAATTTACTGATAACGCAGGAAAACCCTCTTATTTCATTGTCTGCCCTGGAAAGGCCTGCTTTCGTTTTTATAAAAGGGCGTAGATTGAACAGGAAAACGTTAGACTCTTTTAATGAAAAGGCTAAGAACAGGAGGAACCTGCTGGCCACGGCACTGAGGTATGCGGAGAACCTGGTAGTGGAAAGGTGA
- a CDS encoding acyl-CoA thioester hydrolase/BAAT C-terminal domain-containing protein has product MGAKIFIGGIAFMALLVAGYLYLDGLLFDGVKPREVSEKGFKGTLFAKNEIQNRPAIVLVGGGDWGDYWGQEFAKANYAGLSLPYYRMEGLPERMEEIPLEYFEKAISWLQEQPEVNRDKVVVMGASRNAELALLVASYYPELVDGVIAYSPSAVSWSNTVLPFNSDEIKPSWTFNNKPVPYIAMAKLRGGETDIIETLPYWRKALADSNTVRSAAIPVENINGPILLLSGRKDAVWPSAMMSDMIANRIGASSFGFPLENIQYDNAGHLLSVNPNNSSPMRHGRMMVDGKEYSFSFGGTEEGNRVAREDALRQVFNFLSAIASE; this is encoded by the coding sequence ATGGGAGCCAAAATATTCATTGGAGGCATAGCGTTTATGGCCCTGTTAGTGGCAGGCTACCTCTATTTGGATGGCCTATTGTTTGATGGGGTAAAGCCCAGGGAGGTCAGCGAAAAAGGCTTTAAGGGGACTCTGTTCGCTAAAAACGAGATACAAAACCGGCCTGCCATCGTGCTAGTAGGGGGAGGTGACTGGGGTGATTACTGGGGGCAGGAGTTTGCAAAAGCCAACTATGCAGGTCTGTCACTACCCTATTATCGTATGGAAGGGCTGCCTGAACGTATGGAGGAAATTCCCCTGGAATATTTCGAAAAAGCCATTAGCTGGTTACAGGAGCAGCCCGAAGTGAATCGGGATAAGGTAGTGGTAATGGGCGCCTCAAGAAATGCCGAACTTGCCCTGCTGGTTGCTTCTTACTATCCCGAATTAGTTGATGGGGTTATAGCTTACAGCCCTTCGGCTGTGAGTTGGTCAAATACAGTGCTTCCATTTAACTCGGATGAGATCAAACCAAGCTGGACATTTAATAATAAGCCTGTGCCCTATATCGCTATGGCTAAGTTAAGGGGTGGTGAGACGGACATCATTGAGACCTTACCTTATTGGAGAAAGGCCCTGGCAGATAGTAATACTGTGCGTAGCGCTGCAATTCCTGTGGAGAATATAAACGGGCCTATACTACTGCTTTCCGGGCGTAAGGATGCTGTATGGCCTTCGGCAATGATGAGTGATATGATAGCGAATAGAATCGGAGCCAGCTCTTTCGGTTTTCCCCTTGAAAACATTCAATATGATAATGCGGGCCATTTACTATCTGTTAACCCTAACAACTCTTCACCCATGAGACATGGACGTATGATGGTGGATGGTAAGGAGTACAGTTTCAGCTTTGGCGGCACGGAAGAGGGGAACCGTGTGGCCCGGGAAGATGCGCTAAGGCAGGTCTTTAATTTCTTATCAGCAATAGCGAGTGAATGA
- a CDS encoding ATP-binding protein, whose amino-acid sequence MEHSDPEIQKDIEHILQIPSMPLMLNVICKSTGMRFAAIARVTDEKWVTCISQDEINFGLKPGDELELQTTICNEIRQHHNPVVIDKVSKDATYCTHKTPIKYGFESYISFPIYLANGEFFGTLCAIDPEPASLKNKETADLFKLYTELISFYLDSAERLRKTKENLIEEKEIARLRETFIAILGHDLRNPLSATKLSVDLLDRLDLPEEALKPIKTIKTSSSRMQELIDNLLDFARAELGEGISLELANNPRGLDEELKGIIKEYQAVNQSHVIKPNISISKPFACDIRRIGQLFSNLLGNAIKHGAANEPIDVTVIVGTDSFSIAVVNTSNHISKSKLENIFKPFKGNSTENNSNGLGLGLYIASEIAKAHKGKIDAWSENGKTGFEFTMPI is encoded by the coding sequence ATGGAGCATTCAGACCCTGAAATACAAAAAGATATAGAGCATATCCTGCAAATTCCGTCTATGCCTTTAATGCTAAACGTTATTTGTAAATCTACAGGAATGCGATTTGCTGCTATAGCAAGAGTCACTGATGAAAAATGGGTGACGTGTATCTCCCAGGATGAAATCAATTTCGGATTGAAACCAGGGGATGAATTAGAATTACAAACCACTATTTGTAATGAAATAAGACAACATCATAATCCTGTTGTCATCGATAAGGTCTCAAAAGATGCCACATACTGCACCCATAAAACGCCTATAAAATATGGCTTTGAGAGCTACATATCATTTCCTATATATCTAGCTAACGGGGAGTTTTTTGGCACATTGTGCGCTATTGATCCTGAGCCAGCTTCTTTGAAGAATAAGGAAACAGCGGATCTATTTAAGCTATATACAGAGTTGATTTCATTTTATCTGGATTCTGCAGAACGGTTACGTAAGACCAAGGAAAACCTCATAGAAGAAAAGGAAATTGCCAGGCTCCGGGAAACGTTTATTGCCATACTAGGGCATGATCTCAGAAACCCTTTGTCTGCCACCAAATTAAGTGTGGATCTTCTGGACAGGCTTGATCTTCCTGAGGAGGCTTTAAAGCCTATAAAAACGATAAAGACCTCTTCTTCCCGCATGCAGGAGCTTATAGATAATCTGTTGGATTTTGCGAGAGCCGAATTAGGAGAAGGGATAAGTTTAGAACTAGCCAACAACCCCAGGGGGTTAGACGAGGAACTAAAGGGTATCATTAAAGAGTATCAGGCAGTTAATCAATCCCACGTGATTAAGCCCAATATTTCAATAAGCAAGCCGTTTGCATGTGATATACGCAGGATCGGGCAGTTGTTTTCGAATTTATTGGGCAATGCTATTAAACATGGTGCAGCAAATGAACCAATCGATGTGACTGTTATAGTGGGTACTGATAGCTTTTCTATAGCTGTAGTAAACACCTCTAATCATATCAGTAAATCGAAACTGGAGAATATTTTCAAACCCTTCAAAGGAAACAGCACAGAAAATAATTCAAATGGGTTGGGGCTAGGGTTATATATTGCTTCAGAAATAGCCAAAGCCCATAAGGGCAAAATTGACGCCTGGTCAGAAAATGGTAAGACAGGATTTGAGTTTACTATGCCTATATGA
- a CDS encoding RNA-directed DNA polymerase — MKSNFEKALQNIIQFGDTDIFPFPFERYLFEEMYDEVLKLLGSYHADFDKAINQSPPLTLVKLSQVGYYGFRKATLIEPFWNAYFLGLVISMAEKIESSRLKEEEKIVFSYRFEWNKEKGALFKDSNWIDYKRQCVEHAKSHSFVLQTDISNFYPRVNHHKLENELKRLDPSSDTPKKIIKLLSHFSRTISYGLPVGGPASRLLAELALNHADFHLFSRRIVFCRYADDYTIFCKSESEAYKVLILLSEKLSNDQLGLQKGKTKILNSAEFIDIHNFLDPSPVDETGLEDEQKLLNISIRFDPYSASAVEDYEELKNAIREIDIIGILSKEVNKTRIDQTVTKQAISAIKALSKNDQLQALRILLDHSNLITLSPVFTTIMRAVRSIYEGLEEYVQDLIDNSLIELFINESYLTKIELNLNYIIQILSLKYSSEKESLFIELFESETSHLLRRQIIVAMTNWDCHYWLVDVKNQFNTLTTWERRAVIYSSYFLADEGRHWREHNKKSFGEEEIIVRDWFKERKQKNKQVLV, encoded by the coding sequence ATGAAATCAAATTTTGAAAAGGCACTGCAAAATATTATCCAATTTGGGGATACAGATATTTTTCCTTTCCCTTTTGAAAGGTACTTATTTGAAGAGATGTATGACGAGGTATTGAAATTATTAGGTTCATATCATGCTGATTTTGATAAAGCCATAAATCAGTCACCACCCCTAACGTTGGTCAAATTGAGTCAGGTAGGGTATTATGGGTTTAGGAAAGCAACTCTGATAGAACCGTTTTGGAATGCGTATTTTTTAGGCCTTGTAATTTCAATGGCCGAAAAAATTGAAAGCTCTAGATTAAAGGAAGAGGAAAAAATTGTTTTTTCCTATAGATTTGAATGGAATAAGGAGAAAGGCGCCCTTTTTAAAGATTCTAATTGGATTGATTATAAAAGGCAATGCGTTGAGCATGCGAAATCTCACTCATTTGTATTACAGACTGACATCTCTAATTTCTACCCGAGGGTTAATCATCATAAGTTGGAAAATGAACTAAAAAGACTTGACCCATCTAGCGATACGCCTAAAAAGATAATTAAATTACTCAGTCACTTTTCTAGAACAATTTCATACGGACTTCCAGTTGGGGGGCCAGCTTCTAGACTATTAGCTGAATTAGCATTGAATCATGCCGATTTTCATTTATTCTCAAGACGTATTGTTTTTTGCAGATATGCCGATGATTATACAATTTTTTGTAAAAGTGAATCAGAAGCTTATAAAGTTTTAATATTATTATCTGAAAAGCTATCCAATGATCAGCTTGGACTTCAAAAGGGTAAAACCAAAATATTAAATTCAGCCGAGTTTATTGATATTCATAACTTCCTTGATCCTAGTCCAGTTGATGAAACGGGACTGGAAGATGAACAAAAGCTTTTGAATATTTCAATTAGATTCGACCCTTATTCTGCCTCTGCAGTTGAAGATTATGAGGAATTGAAAAATGCAATTCGAGAAATTGATATTATAGGTATCCTTTCTAAAGAAGTAAACAAAACCAGAATTGACCAAACAGTAACTAAGCAAGCAATTAGTGCTATTAAAGCCCTCTCAAAAAATGATCAATTACAAGCACTACGAATCCTTTTGGACCATAGTAACTTAATAACTTTATCTCCGGTTTTTACAACTATTATGAGGGCTGTTCGCAGTATATACGAGGGACTTGAGGAATATGTCCAAGATTTAATTGATAATAGCTTGATTGAATTGTTTATAAATGAGAGTTATCTAACTAAGATAGAATTAAATTTGAATTATATAATTCAAATTTTGTCTCTTAAATATTCTTCAGAAAAGGAATCCCTCTTTATTGAGCTATTTGAAAGTGAAACAAGTCACCTATTAAGGCGTCAAATAATTGTTGCAATGACTAATTGGGATTGCCACTATTGGCTAGTAGATGTTAAAAATCAGTTTAATACTCTTACAACTTGGGAAAGACGGGCTGTAATATATTCATCTTATTTTCTTGCAGATGAGGGAAGACATTGGAGAGAACATAATAAAAAATCTTTTGGTGAGGAAGAAATAATAGTAAGGGACTGGTTTAAGGAAAGGAAACAGAAAAATAAACAAGTTTTGGTATGA
- a CDS encoding DUF418 domain-containing protein, which produces MATSIKATESAGRIRSLDFLRGIAILGILFINSENFAYPNPWSPWKYGYEGAIDYSTRFWVYFLTQGKFYTMFALLFGVGFYIFLERLEKKQLGLRAMDIYARRLLWLFVIGVIHAYFIWDGDVLYHYALCGFLLFPFRSFKTTSLLIIVGFLCVLQLGGSYEQTQKVNKWQRDYRAAINIPVAERTGADLKKISFWESRTRQKEPDTTRVEAKKETYLTGVMETYDHASVHKGLVYYQSLLFPSLIVMILGIVLYRSGIFHDYHHWKHYWAISLAVLGIGLIINYVRYYHWTYEYFEPVTDVWKGWLFTFPKEILGVGYVLTLNGLYQKFLVSSRLDMISKVGRAALSNYIFQNILLGLLFYGYGLGKYNQFSRVELLGVVVIIWFIQIGLSWLWMSRFEQGPLEWVWRKLTYRSFNEARDKK; this is translated from the coding sequence ATGGCCACATCAATAAAAGCAACTGAATCTGCCGGCAGAATCCGCTCTCTGGACTTCCTGAGGGGAATAGCCATCCTTGGGATTCTGTTTATCAATAGTGAAAACTTCGCTTACCCCAACCCGTGGAGTCCCTGGAAGTACGGTTACGAAGGAGCCATAGACTATTCCACCCGGTTTTGGGTCTACTTCCTAACTCAGGGGAAGTTTTACACCATGTTTGCGCTGTTATTTGGCGTGGGTTTTTACATTTTTCTTGAACGGCTAGAGAAAAAGCAGTTAGGGCTTCGCGCCATGGATATTTATGCCCGGAGGCTACTCTGGCTATTCGTTATCGGGGTTATTCATGCTTATTTTATCTGGGATGGTGATGTTTTATATCATTATGCCCTATGCGGTTTCTTGCTGTTTCCGTTCAGGTCCTTTAAGACTACGAGCTTACTGATAATTGTGGGCTTCTTATGCGTGCTGCAGCTAGGCGGGTCTTACGAGCAAACTCAAAAAGTGAATAAATGGCAAAGGGATTACAGAGCAGCAATCAATATCCCGGTAGCTGAACGGACAGGCGCAGACCTTAAGAAGATTAGTTTTTGGGAAAGCCGCACCCGTCAAAAAGAGCCTGACACTACCCGGGTGGAGGCTAAAAAGGAAACGTATTTGACCGGGGTAATGGAAACATATGATCATGCGAGTGTACACAAAGGGCTGGTTTATTATCAGAGCCTGTTATTCCCTTCATTGATTGTTATGATCCTGGGCATAGTGCTTTACCGGTCCGGTATATTTCATGATTATCACCATTGGAAGCACTACTGGGCCATATCTCTGGCGGTACTAGGTATTGGCTTGATCATTAATTATGTAAGGTATTATCATTGGACGTATGAATATTTTGAGCCAGTAACGGATGTCTGGAAAGGCTGGCTTTTCACCTTCCCTAAAGAAATACTAGGTGTAGGCTATGTACTGACCCTAAATGGGCTGTATCAGAAATTTCTTGTTTCTTCCCGGTTGGACATGATCTCTAAAGTGGGTAGAGCGGCTCTTTCTAATTATATCTTCCAGAATATCTTGTTAGGGCTGCTATTCTATGGGTATGGCTTAGGGAAGTACAATCAGTTTTCCAGGGTGGAGCTATTGGGGGTTGTAGTCATCATTTGGTTTATACAGATAGGACTAAGCTGGTTATGGATGAGCAGGTTTGAGCAGGGGCCTTTGGAGTGGGTATGGAGAAAGCTTACTTACAGGAGCTTTAATGAGGCTAGGGATAAAAAGTGA
- a CDS encoding IS1182 family transposase — protein sequence MSEKIVFKDYNPKQIMLLPPSLEELIEADHPVRVVNEVVDRLDIAPLLTGYKPGGTSVYHPRMLLKILIYGYMSNIYSTRKLEAAIGQNVHFMWLAGMNKPDHNTIARFRCDRLKDSLKVIFAQIVMFLVDEGLLDLKTVYTDGTKIEAQANRYTFVWGRSIKTNTEKISQQLEELWDYTQRVAEDELYQEKPDFSKIDARKVSDTIDRIDQALTGKKIAKGKRQKLTYARKNWPGKLAEYQQKQAILGQRNSYSKTDHDATFMMMKEDHMRNGQLKPGYNLQISTSNQYLVNYTIHQNPTDTLTLQPHLKNYQQLYNTLPDTICADAGYGSEENYDYLKDKVEKAYVKYNYFHKEQTRKWKQDISKSQNLHYNEEQDKIYCPAGQPMDHIGKRKTKTKSGYEQTYAQYQARNCLECPLRSGCFKAKGNRIVEINHNLRTHKQKVRDMLMSDQGIAHRKQRPADVETVFAAIKHNRGFRRFMMRGTEKVEIEAGLLAIAHNLLKKAS from the coding sequence ATAAGCGAAAAGATAGTTTTTAAAGACTACAACCCCAAGCAAATTATGCTTTTACCTCCGAGCCTGGAGGAGTTAATAGAGGCAGACCATCCAGTTCGGGTGGTCAACGAAGTGGTCGATCGTCTTGATATTGCCCCTCTATTGACTGGTTATAAGCCTGGCGGTACATCAGTATATCATCCAAGGATGCTGCTTAAAATATTGATTTACGGGTATATGAGTAATATCTACTCTACCCGCAAGTTGGAGGCAGCTATTGGTCAAAACGTTCACTTCATGTGGTTGGCAGGTATGAACAAGCCTGACCATAACACTATTGCCCGTTTTCGATGCGATCGGTTGAAAGATAGCCTGAAGGTGATCTTTGCTCAGATTGTAATGTTCTTAGTTGATGAGGGCCTACTGGACTTAAAGACAGTTTACACCGACGGCACCAAGATAGAAGCCCAGGCTAATCGCTACACGTTTGTGTGGGGCAGGTCTATTAAGACCAATACCGAAAAGATAAGCCAACAGCTTGAAGAGTTGTGGGACTATACCCAGCGGGTGGCAGAAGACGAGTTATATCAGGAAAAGCCTGATTTTAGCAAAATCGATGCTCGAAAGGTTAGTGATACTATTGATAGGATTGACCAGGCACTCACGGGCAAGAAGATAGCAAAAGGGAAGAGGCAGAAGCTTACCTATGCACGAAAAAACTGGCCTGGGAAGCTGGCTGAATACCAGCAGAAGCAAGCTATACTGGGACAACGAAACAGCTATTCAAAGACTGACCACGATGCAACCTTTATGATGATGAAGGAAGACCATATGCGAAATGGACAGCTCAAGCCGGGCTATAACCTTCAGATCAGCACCTCCAATCAATACTTGGTAAACTACACGATCCATCAAAATCCTACCGACACCCTAACGTTACAACCCCATCTTAAGAACTATCAGCAGTTATATAACACCCTGCCTGACACTATATGCGCTGATGCAGGATATGGTAGCGAAGAGAACTATGACTATCTGAAAGATAAAGTAGAGAAGGCCTATGTAAAGTATAATTACTTCCATAAGGAGCAAACCAGAAAATGGAAGCAAGACATATCTAAATCTCAGAACCTGCATTACAACGAAGAGCAGGATAAGATCTATTGCCCGGCAGGCCAGCCAATGGATCATATAGGAAAGCGAAAAACAAAAACTAAGTCGGGTTATGAACAAACTTATGCACAATATCAGGCCAGAAACTGCCTGGAGTGTCCATTAAGGAGCGGTTGTTTTAAAGCAAAAGGCAACCGGATAGTTGAGATCAATCATAACCTTAGAACTCACAAGCAAAAAGTGCGGGATATGCTTATGAGTGACCAGGGAATAGCTCATCGCAAGCAGCGACCGGCAGATGTAGAAACTGTGTTCGCAGCCATCAAACACAACCGGGGCTTCCGCAGATTTATGATGCGGGGAACAGAGAAAGTCGAAATAGAAGCCGGACTACTGGCTATTGCACATAACCTGCTCAAAAAGGCTTCATAG